TCCCATAGTAATTGATGCCGAATCTGGCTCCCCCTGATGGTTTGGGCTCAGAAGTCGCAGTCCGACACCTTTTCAGGCGCACCTTGCCCCAAACGGCATACTTTCAGGAGGACCGTGAAGATTCGCGTGCTAGAGGGGATCGCCATGATATCGAAGTACTGTACACGGGTCGAAGACCTGGAGCGCCTGACCGAAGAGGAGAGGGGGGGCATCCAGATGGTTGCCGACGTCTACCCCCTCCGTGTCAGCGAATACTATGCATCCCTCATCGACTGGGAGGACCCGCTCGACCCCCTCCGGCGGATCGTGATCCCCGATCCCGGCGAGCTGGAGCCCTGGGGCAGGATGGATCCCTCCTCCGAGAGTTCGTTCACGGTGGCGCCCGGTCTGCAGCACAAGTACAGGGAGACCGCCCTCCTCCTGGTGAGCGACGCCTGCGGGGGGCAATGCCGCTTCTGCTTCCGCAAGCGGATCTTCATCGGGGAGAGACGGGAGAGCGTGAGGGACCTGCCGCATGCTCTCGAGTACATCCGCAGGCACACGGAGATCACGAACGTCCTCCTCACCGGCGGGGATCCCCTCATGCTGGACACGGACAGGCTGGAATCGATCGTCCGCCGCATCCGAGAGATCGAGCATGTCCATATCATCCGCATCGGCAGCAAGCTGCCGGCCTACGATCCCGGGAGGATCCTGGACGATCCCCGCCTCCTGGAGATGTTCGAGCGCCACAGCACCGCGGAGAAGCGGATCTACGTCATGTCGCACTTCAACCACCCGCGGGAGCTCTCGGATGCGGCCCTGGAAGCGCTGGCTCTCCTCCAGAAGAGTGGCGCCATCGTGACCAACCAGACCCCTCTCCTGCGGGGCATCAACGACGATCCCGACGTGCTCGCCGCGCTCTTCAAGCGGCTCTCGTTCATCGGCGTGCCGCCCTACTACGTCTTCCAGTGCCGGCCGGCCGTCGGGAACCGCATCTTCTGCGTCCCTCTGGAGGAGGGCTACACCATCTTCGAGCGGGCGCGGATGTCCTGCTCCGGGCTCGCCAAGCGGGCGCGGTTCGTCATGTCGCACGCCAGCGGCAAGATCGAGGTGGTCGGCGTGACCGGGGAGCATACGTTCATGAAGTACCACCAGGCG
This region of Methanomicrobiales archaeon genomic DNA includes:
- a CDS encoding KamA family radical SAM protein; protein product: MISKYCTRVEDLERLTEEERGGIQMVADVYPLRVSEYYASLIDWEDPLDPLRRIVIPDPGELEPWGRMDPSSESSFTVAPGLQHKYRETALLLVSDACGGQCRFCFRKRIFIGERRESVRDLPHALEYIRRHTEITNVLLTGGDPLMLDTDRLESIVRRIREIEHVHIIRIGSKLPAYDPGRILDDPRLLEMFERHSTAEKRIYVMSHFNHPRELSDAALEALALLQKSGAIVTNQTPLLRGINDDPDVLAALFKRLSFIGVPPYYVFQCRPAVGNRIFCVPLEEGYTIFERARMSCSGLAKRARFVMSHASGKIEVVGVTGEHTFMKYHQAADPDNLGRFMVFRANPAAYWFDDYLNPVHDAPPFPSGFPVSG